The genomic DNA TCATCGACCGGTGGGCCGAGTTGCTGCGCTCGGCGGCCACCGATCCGCAGGTGCGGGTGGTGGTCCTCACCGGAGCGCCCGGTTCGTTCTGCAGTGGAATCGATCTGTCGGCGTTGCGCTCTATCGGCCATGACCCGCAGGCGTACAAGCAGATGCTCGTCGGTCGCATTCACCAGGTGGCGCACGCGTGTGAATGGCTCGACAAGCCCTACCTCGCGGCAATCAGCGGTGACGCATTGGGTGCGGGGCTGGACATGGCGCTGATGTGCGATCTGCGGTTCGCTGCGGTCTCCGCCAGGTTCAGCGAGGCATACATCAAGCTCGGCCTGGTACCCGGGGATGGCGGTGCGCACTTGTTGCCGCCCATCGTCGGTCGTTCCCGCGCTCTGCACCTGCTCTGGACCGGTGAACTGCTCACGGCTTCGCAGGCTGCAGAGATCGGTCTGGTCGACCAGGTTTTCACCGACTCAGCCCTGATGCCGGGGACCCTCGACTACGCCCGCGCGCTGGCGGCGAAACCGCCCATGGCAGTTGCGATGATCAAGCGCGCGGTGTATCAGGCGGCACGGCTGGATCTACGCACCAGCCTCGACCTGATCTCCTCGCACATGGCAGTGTTGTCCACCAGCCCGGAACACGTCAGCAGCCTCGGCGGCGCTCGGCGGGGCAGCGGTACCACAAGTGGCAGCGATCGGAGTTGAGCCATGTCGATGATGATTGGACGCGATGAGGCACGCCGCCCAACTGCGGATGACCTGACCGACCTGCGCCCAGCGCATCGCAAGATACTGTTGGCTGCGGCCAGTCTCTTCCGGGAACGTGGCGTCGCTGCAGTCACCATGCAGGACATCGGGGAGGCTGTCGGACTCTCTAAAGCTGGTGTTTACCATCACGCGCCCAGCAAGGAAAAGCTGCTCGAGGAAATTGTCTATTACGGCCATGTGGTGCTGCTGCGGTCTTTCGAACGGGCTCGGTGGTCCAGCGAATCCCCGGCGGAATGCCTGCGGGTGTTCATCGAAGAGCGGATGGAGGTCATCCGGGAGCATCAGGATCTGACCTCGGTGATCTGGCAGGAAAGGCCGTTGATCGCCGGAGCCGCATTTGAGACCAGTCGCAGGATGGCCGAAGAGTACCGAGCCGGTATGCGTTTGCTCATCAAAAAGGCCCAGGACATCGGAGAGATACGGCCGGATTTAGATCCGCACCTGCTCACGCTGGCGATCGACGGTATGACCGGCTTCGCCTGCTTCTGGTTCCAGCAAGGCGGCAGTTACACCGCGCGGGAAATCGGCGAGAAGTTCTGGAAATTTCTCGCGGAAAGCTGGTTCGTGGAGCGCAGCTGAAGTCAGAGCTGGTCCGTTAACGCTGATTCCAGTACCTGCAGCGGCAACCCGCCCAGATCCAGCGCCCGGCGGTGGAACTCACGCAGTGGCAGCCCCGCCGCGGTGCTCTGCGCCCGCAGACGCTGCCAGATGCGCTGGCCCACCGCATACGACGGGGCCTGTCCGGGCCAGCCCAGATAGCGGTCCAACTCGAAACGCAGGTTGTCCTCGGCCATCGCACTGTGGGTGGTCAGAAAATCCCAGGCCCGGGCGGCGTCCCAGGTGCCGCCGTCGGGTGCGGTCAGGCCGCAGTGCACGCCGATGTCGATCACCACCCGGGCCGCCCGGAAGCGTTGTGCGTCCAGCATTCCCATTCGCACCCCGGGATCGTCGAGCCATCCCAGCTCGGCCATCAGCCGCTCGGCGTACAGCGCCCAGCCCTCGCCGTGCCCGGACACCCAGCACCCCAGCCGCCGCCACCGGTTCAACTGGTCGGCGAGCACCACCGCGCGGCCGATCTGCAGGTGATGGCCCGGCACCCCTTCGTGGAACACCGTGGTGGTTTCCTGCCAGGTGTGGAACTGCTCCACCGCAGGCGGTACCGACCACCACATCCTTCCCGGCCGCGTCAGGTCCTCCGACGGGCCGGTGTAGTAGATGCCGCCGTTCTGGGTGGGCGCGATGCGGCACTCCAGCGTGCGCAGCGGGTCCGCGATGTCGAAGTGGGTGTCGGCCAGCGCGTCCACCGCGCGGTCCGACAGGTCCTGCATCCAGCGCTGTAGCGCATCGGTGCCGGTGATGAGATAACGCGGGTCGGCGTCCAGGCGGGCCAGGGCGCCGGCCACCGATTCTCCGGGGTAGAGCTGCCCGGCGATCGTGTTCTGTTCGGCGACAATGCTGTTCAGCTGCTCCAGGCCCCAGGCGTAGGTCTCCTCGAGGTCGATTTCCGCGCCCAGGAACGACCGCGAGTGCAGCCGGTAGGCGTCGCGACCGCAGGCGTCGACCTCCCCGGCCCGCGGTGCGATGTCGGTGCGCAGGCCTTCGGCAAGCTCCCCGAAAGCCTGCGCGGCAGCGCCGGCGTGACGTTCGAGGTCGGCGCCCAGGAGCGGGCTCTTGACCGGCGCCCCGGCAACCATGGCGACCAGCAGCCCCTGGGTGCGCTGCGCCTGGGTGATGCCGCGCTGTACCTGGCGGGCGGCGGGGGCGGCCGAGCGTGCGCGCAGGGATTCCAGGTATCCGGACACCCGCTCGGGCATCAGCGCCAGGCGCCGGTCGATCACCGCCCAATCGCTGTCGGTGTCGGTGGCCATCAGGTCGAACACGTTGCGCAGCGTCTGGAGCGGGGACGCGATGACGTTCAGTTCACCGAGATCGAGTCCCGCATCGTGCAGCTCGACGGTGATGCCCAGGCGTTCCCGCATGGCCGCGACGGTCACCCGGTCGACGTCGTCCACCGGGACCAGGGCGTCCAGTTCGGCCAGGGTGGACCGGGCGGCCTCCGCGCGGGCGGCAACGCCGTCGGGGGAGTAGTCGGTCAGTTCGTCATCGTGGCCCAGAATGCCGACTTCGGTTGCAGCGCAGGGGTCCAGGGCGGCAAGAGTATCGAGGTGGCGTTCGGCGACCGCATCGACGGCGGTGGTGCCCCTAGCCAAGGTCGCCGGCCGAGAAGGTGTCGCAGGCACCCGGCTGCCCGGTGCGGTAACCCTCGGTGAACCATTTCTGCCGCTGCTCGGCGGAGCCGTGGGTCCACGCTTCGGGATTCACCCGGCCGGTCGACGCTTGCTGGATGCGGTCGTCACCCACCGACGCCGCCGCCGACAGCGCGTCGTTGATGTCGGTGCCGGTCAGCGGTTGCAGGAAGGTCACATCGGTGCCGGGCTGCTTGGTGATGGCGGCGTAGTGCGCCCACACCCCGGCGTAGCAGTCGGCCTGCAACTCGGTGCGCACACCGTTGCCTTCCGCACCCTGGGCGCCCTGCTGGGCGCGACCCAGGTCGCCGGTCAGGTTCTGCACGTGGTGGCCGTACTCGTGGGCCACCACATATTCCTGCGCCAAAGGGCCACCACTGGAACCGAATTGGGTCTTCAAGACGTCGAAGAAGTCGGTGTCGAAGTACGCCGTCTGGTCGCCGGGGCAGTAGAACGGCCCGACATCGCTGGTGGCGGGGCCGCAGGCGGTGTCCACCGAGCCGGTGAACAGGCGCATCTGCGGGCGGGTGTAGTCAGGCATCAGTTGCGCCCACACCGCGTCCACCGAATTGCCCGTCGCGATCACCCGGCAGTCGACGTTCGTGTTGGCGTCCACGCCGGTGCGGCACGCGCTGATGTCGACGCCGGGCGCCTCGACACCCTGGGTGTCCAAGGGCTGCTGGCTCATGATCTCGCCGGGGTCGACACCGAGGAACACCGCCAACACCACGATCAGCAGGCCGCCGACGCCGCCGCCGATGGCCATCCCGCGGCCGGGGCCCCGGCCCCCACTCGACGACGTGGTGCTGGTGTCGATGCGCATTCCCTCGTTGAAGGTCATCCGGGAAACCCTTCTCGCAGAAATGGTCACAACGTGCGCACATAGCTTTGCACACTACGATTCTGGCGTGACCCACCTCGTGGAACTGAACACCGTCGCGCACACCCGCGACGGTGTGCTGCGCGGCACCACCGAGGGCGGGGTGGCGGTGTGGCGGGGTGTTCCGTACGCCGAGCAGCCGGTGGAGCAGCGGCGTTTCCGGGCGCCTGAGCCTGTGGCACCCTGGGCCGGCGTGCGCGAGGCCGTCGAGCACGGGCCGCTGCCACCGCAGGGCCGCTCGTTCGTCGGCGGCGGCCGCGACGACCCGAAGATCCGCGACGAGGCGTGCCTGACGGTGACGGTCTGGTCGCCCGACACCGCGGGATCGCTGCCGGTGATGGTGTGGATTCCGGGCGGGGCGTTCGTCTACGGGGCCGGCCAGCTGCAGCTCTACAACGGCTCCCGGCTGGCGGCCAACGGCGTCGTCGTCGTCAACGTCACCTACCGGATCGGAGTTTTCGGCGGCTTCGAACTCGGATCCCTCGGCGACGGTTTCGACGACAACCTGTGTCTGCGAGATCAGCTGGCCGCGCTGCGCTGGGTGCGGGAGAACATCGCGGCCTTCGGCGGTGATCCGGAACGGGTGACGGTGTTCGGCGAATCCGCCGGCGCCACCTCGGTGCTGGCGCTGCTGGCCTGCCCGGCCGCCGAGGACCTGTTTGCGCGGGCCATCGCCCAGAGTCCGGCTCTTCCGCTGATCGCCCCCCGCGACATGCGCGCGGAGCAGGCGGACCGCTTCCTGGCCGAGGTGGATGCCCCGCCGGAACAACTGTGGCAGCTGCCGCAGCGGCGGTTGCGCCGCGCCGCCGGGGTGGTGCAGCTGCACAGCGCGTCGACCTCGCCCACGCTGGCCTACGGACTGACCCACGGCACCGAACTGTTGCCCGAGCACCCCATCGAGGCCGCCCGCGCGGATGCGGTGAACCGGGTACCGCTGATCATCGGTACCAACTCACATGAGGCGTCGATGTTCGCCTGGACCAAACCGCCGATGCTGCCGACGACGGCGGCGGGCATCGACGCCTACTTCGCCCGGGTTGCTCCGGGCGCCCGCGAGCAGGTGCTGGCCGGCTACCCCGATTTCCCGCGTCGCCGGGCGCTGATCTCGTTCGGCTCCGATGCGATGTTCGGTGCTCCGGTGTGGAGCTTCACCGATGCCTACAGCGCGCACGCAGCCACCTACGTCTACCGCTTCGAGCACACCACCTGGACCTTGCGGGCACTCGGTCTGGGCGCCACTCACGGCAGCGAGATCGTGCACATCCAGCACAGCTACGGCTCGTACCTGGGCCGCAAACTGCACCCGCTGGGCCGGCGGGTGCAACCGGCGGTGGGTCGGCGGATGCAGCGGACCTGGCTGAACTTCGCCACGCACGGGTGGGAGCCGGATCGGGTGTGGGACCCGCAGTGGCCCCGCTACGACGCGCAGGCTCGGAACACGCGCGTCATCCAGACCGCTCGCGACATCACCGTCGCCGATCCGGACAAGGAGCGCCGGCAGGCCTGGTCAGGTCTGCACTGAGGTCAGGTCATACCGATGCTGACCCGACGGTGGTGTACCGGCGCAGGTTGTGCAGGTAGCGCTGGAACAGCCAGCTCATCACGGGCCGCCCGATCGTCATCCCGACACCGGCGGCCAGGCCCCGGGGCTTCATCGCCATCACCCAGGTGAGGTGGCAGCCCTGCGCGGTCTCGCGCACGCGGTAGTCCTCGGCGAACGCCGCGATGGCGTCGGTGCTTGCCGTGTTGAAGCGAAAGGCCATGTGCGTGAAGGGTTCCCACGCCAGGAACTCTTCGTGGCCGGTGATGAAGCCGCGCATGCGCACGGTGCGGGTGGTCCCGACGCCGAACGGCGGGGGGCTCGTCCATTCCACCTTGGTGATCACGCCGGCCCACTGTGGCCACGACTGCGCGTCGGAGAGCACGTCGAACAGCTGCTCAGGGGTGATGGTCAGGTCGATGGTGCTGACGAAGCGGTAGGGCGCGGTGTCGATGAAGTCGAGGTCGACGCGGTCGCACTCGTGGAGCTTGGGCATGACTTCCTCCCGGGGTAGACAGCTCACGATAACTGTCTACTGCGCAGACGCGGGAGGCCGTGGTGGCGACCTCTAGACTGTTCACCGTTCTCTCGACCCCCTGAGGAGTATTTGTGCTGCGCAGTCATACCGCCGGTTCGTTGCGGGCCTCCGACGCAGGCCAGACGGTGACCCTGGCCGGGTGGGTGGCGCGGCGGCGCGACCACGGCGGCGTCATCTTCATCGACCTGCGGGACGCCTCCGGGGTGTCGCAGGTGGTGTTCCGGGACACCGGAGTGCTCGAGGCGGCGCACCGGCTGCGTGCGGAGTTCTGTGTGCTGGTCGAAGGTGTGGTCGAAGTGCGGCCCGAGGGCAACACCAACACCGAGATCGCCACCGGCGAGATCGAGGTCAACGCCACCACGCTGACCGTGCTCGGCGAAAGCGCGCCGCTGCCCTTCCAGCTCGACGAGACCCCCGGCGAAGAGGCGCGGCTGAAGTACCGCTACCTCGACCTGCGCCGTGAGGGCCCGGGGCACGCGCTGCGACTGCGTTCGAAGGTCAACGCCGCAGCCCGCGCGGTGCTCGCCGACCACGAGTTCGTGGAGATCGAGACGCCGACGCTGACCCGCTCCACGCCGGAGGGGGCGCGCGACTTCCTGGTGCCGGCGCGGCTGCAGCCCGGCTCCTTCTATGCGTTGCCGCAGAGCCCGCAGCTGTTCAAGCAGCTGCTGATGGTGGCGGGCATGGAGCGCTACTACCAGATCGCGCGCTGTTACCGCGACGAGGATTTCCGCGCCGACCGCCAGCCGGAGTTCACCCAGCTGGACATGGAGATGAGCTTCGTCGACGCCGACGATGTGATGGCGGTCTCCGAACAGATCCTCAAGGCGTTGTGGGCGCTGGTCGGCTACGACCTGCCGCTGCCGCTGCCGCGGATCAGCTACGCCGAGGCGATGAGCCGCTACGGCTCCGACAAGCCGGACCTGCGCTTCGACGTCGAGCTCGTGGAGTGCACCGAGTACTTCGCCGAAACCCCGTTCCGGGTGTTCCAGGCGCCCTACGTCGGCGCCGTCGTCATGCCCGGCGGGGCGTCGCAGCCGCGGCGCACCCTGGACGGCTGGCAGGAGTTCGCCAAGCAGCGCGGGCACAAGGGCCTGGCCTACGTGCTGATCGGCGAGGACGGCACCCTGGGCGGCCCCGTCGCCAAGAACCTCTCCGACGCCGAGCGCGAC from Mycolicibacterium tokaiense includes the following:
- a CDS encoding enoyl-CoA hydratase/isomerase family protein, giving the protein MSERTVPDIAWEVDDFGVGVLTLGRPERRGAFTLELIDRWAELLRSAATDPQVRVVVLTGAPGSFCSGIDLSALRSIGHDPQAYKQMLVGRIHQVAHACEWLDKPYLAAISGDALGAGLDMALMCDLRFAAVSARFSEAYIKLGLVPGDGGAHLLPPIVGRSRALHLLWTGELLTASQAAEIGLVDQVFTDSALMPGTLDYARALAAKPPMAVAMIKRAVYQAARLDLRTSLDLISSHMAVLSTSPEHVSSLGGARRGSGTTSGSDRS
- the ypfJ gene encoding KPN_02809 family neutral zinc metallopeptidase — protein: MTFNEGMRIDTSTTSSSGGRGPGRGMAIGGGVGGLLIVVLAVFLGVDPGEIMSQQPLDTQGVEAPGVDISACRTGVDANTNVDCRVIATGNSVDAVWAQLMPDYTRPQMRLFTGSVDTACGPATSDVGPFYCPGDQTAYFDTDFFDVLKTQFGSSGGPLAQEYVVAHEYGHHVQNLTGDLGRAQQGAQGAEGNGVRTELQADCYAGVWAHYAAITKQPGTDVTFLQPLTGTDINDALSAAASVGDDRIQQASTGRVNPEAWTHGSAEQRQKWFTEGYRTGQPGACDTFSAGDLG
- a CDS encoding SRPBCC family protein; translation: MPKLHECDRVDLDFIDTAPYRFVSTIDLTITPEQLFDVLSDAQSWPQWAGVITKVEWTSPPPFGVGTTRTVRMRGFITGHEEFLAWEPFTHMAFRFNTASTDAIAAFAEDYRVRETAQGCHLTWVMAMKPRGLAAGVGMTIGRPVMSWLFQRYLHNLRRYTTVGSASV
- a CDS encoding TetR/AcrR family transcriptional regulator: MSMMIGRDEARRPTADDLTDLRPAHRKILLAAASLFRERGVAAVTMQDIGEAVGLSKAGVYHHAPSKEKLLEEIVYYGHVVLLRSFERARWSSESPAECLRVFIEERMEVIREHQDLTSVIWQERPLIAGAAFETSRRMAEEYRAGMRLLIKKAQDIGEIRPDLDPHLLTLAIDGMTGFACFWFQQGGSYTAREIGEKFWKFLAESWFVERS
- a CDS encoding carboxylesterase/lipase family protein, with the protein product MTHLVELNTVAHTRDGVLRGTTEGGVAVWRGVPYAEQPVEQRRFRAPEPVAPWAGVREAVEHGPLPPQGRSFVGGGRDDPKIRDEACLTVTVWSPDTAGSLPVMVWIPGGAFVYGAGQLQLYNGSRLAANGVVVVNVTYRIGVFGGFELGSLGDGFDDNLCLRDQLAALRWVRENIAAFGGDPERVTVFGESAGATSVLALLACPAAEDLFARAIAQSPALPLIAPRDMRAEQADRFLAEVDAPPEQLWQLPQRRLRRAAGVVQLHSASTSPTLAYGLTHGTELLPEHPIEAARADAVNRVPLIIGTNSHEASMFAWTKPPMLPTTAAGIDAYFARVAPGAREQVLAGYPDFPRRRALISFGSDAMFGAPVWSFTDAYSAHAATYVYRFEHTTWTLRALGLGATHGSEIVHIQHSYGSYLGRKLHPLGRRVQPAVGRRMQRTWLNFATHGWEPDRVWDPQWPRYDAQARNTRVIQTARDITVADPDKERRQAWSGLH
- a CDS encoding DUF885 domain-containing protein, which codes for MARGTTAVDAVAERHLDTLAALDPCAATEVGILGHDDELTDYSPDGVAARAEAARSTLAELDALVPVDDVDRVTVAAMRERLGITVELHDAGLDLGELNVIASPLQTLRNVFDLMATDTDSDWAVIDRRLALMPERVSGYLESLRARSAAPAARQVQRGITQAQRTQGLLVAMVAGAPVKSPLLGADLERHAGAAAQAFGELAEGLRTDIAPRAGEVDACGRDAYRLHSRSFLGAEIDLEETYAWGLEQLNSIVAEQNTIAGQLYPGESVAGALARLDADPRYLITGTDALQRWMQDLSDRAVDALADTHFDIADPLRTLECRIAPTQNGGIYYTGPSEDLTRPGRMWWSVPPAVEQFHTWQETTTVFHEGVPGHHLQIGRAVVLADQLNRWRRLGCWVSGHGEGWALYAERLMAELGWLDDPGVRMGMLDAQRFRAARVVIDIGVHCGLTAPDGGTWDAARAWDFLTTHSAMAEDNLRFELDRYLGWPGQAPSYAVGQRIWQRLRAQSTAAGLPLREFHRRALDLGGLPLQVLESALTDQL
- the aspS gene encoding aspartate--tRNA ligase, giving the protein MLRSHTAGSLRASDAGQTVTLAGWVARRRDHGGVIFIDLRDASGVSQVVFRDTGVLEAAHRLRAEFCVLVEGVVEVRPEGNTNTEIATGEIEVNATTLTVLGESAPLPFQLDETPGEEARLKYRYLDLRREGPGHALRLRSKVNAAARAVLADHEFVEIETPTLTRSTPEGARDFLVPARLQPGSFYALPQSPQLFKQLLMVAGMERYYQIARCYRDEDFRADRQPEFTQLDMEMSFVDADDVMAVSEQILKALWALVGYDLPLPLPRISYAEAMSRYGSDKPDLRFDVELVECTEYFAETPFRVFQAPYVGAVVMPGGASQPRRTLDGWQEFAKQRGHKGLAYVLIGEDGTLGGPVAKNLSDAERDGLAAHVGAAPGDCVFFAAGTAKSARALLGATRIEIAKRLDLIDPNAWAFTWVVDFPMFESADEATASGDVAVGSGAWTAMHHAFTSPTPESEATFDTDPGAALSNAYDIVCNGNEIGGGSIRIHRREVQERVFAMMGIDHDEAQDKFGFLLDAFAFGAPPHGGIAFGWDRIVALLAGVDSIREVIAFPKSGGGVDPLTDAPAPITALQRKESGIDAKPKAADG